GGTTGATGAAGGTCGCAAGCTGAATGGAGCCGACGTTCGTCGCGGCCGTCGAGTTCGGCTGCGTGATGGACACGGTGCCGTCCGAGCCGATGGTGATCGACGTCGCGTTGGTCGGAATGGTGATGGCCGGGTTCAGCTGATAGCCGCTCGACGTGACGAGCTGGCCCTGCGCGTTGGTTTGGAACGAGCCGTCGCGCGTGTAGGCCGTGGTGCCGTCGGGCATCGTCACCTGGAAGAAGCCCTGACCGTTGATGGCCACGTCCTTCGAGTTGCCCGTCTGTTGCAGATTGCCCTGCGTGTAGAGGCGTTCCGTTGCGACTTGCTGGACGCCCGTGCCGAGCTGCACGCCCGAGGCGAGTTCGGTTTGCTGCGTCGAGTTCGCGCCCGGCTGGCGCGTGGTCTGGTACAGCAGATCTTCGAACACGGCGCGCGAGCCCTTGAAGCCGTTGGTGCTCACGTTGGCGAGGTTGTTCGAAATGACGTCCATCTGCGCCTGCTGCGCATTCATGCCGGTCGCGGCGATATAGAGAGAGCGATTCATGTCTGTGTTGTCCTAGTGTCTTGCAGGCCGCTTAGGAGAAGTTGAGCAGCTTGTTGGCCGATTGTTCGTTCTGGTCCGCCGATTCCATGAGCTTCGTCTGCATCTGGAACTGGCGCGCGTTGGTGATCATCGAGACCATCGCGGAGACCGGGTTCACGTTGCTGCCTTCGAGCGCGCCGCCGGCCACGACCACGTTCGGGTCCGCATCGGCGGGGTCGCCCGACGCGGTGCGATAAAGACCGTCGTCGCCGCGCGAGAGCGTGGCCGGGTCCGGATTGACGAGCTTCAGCTGATCCACCGTCGCAATCGCGGTCGGCGGATCGCCCGGAATCAGCGCGGACACCGTGCCGTCCTTGCCGATGGTCACTTCCGCGCCCGGCGGCACCGACAGCGGGCCGCCGTTGCCGAGCACCGGCAGGTTGTTCGCGGTGACGAGCTGGCCGTTCTGGTCCACGTGCAGGTTGCCGGCGCGCGTGTACGCCTCGCCGCCGTCCGCCGTCTGCACGGAGAGCCAGCCCGGCCCTTGCACGGCGACGTCGAGCGGATTGCCGGTCTGCTGGATCGGGCCGGCCGAGTAATCCGCCGTCGGCGTGGACGAGAGCACGAAAGTGCGCGTCGTGCCGTCGGCGGACTGGTTCTCGAACGACATCGGCACCTGACGGAACGCCGCGAGTTGCGCCTTGAAACCCGTGGTCGATGCGTTCGCCAGGTTGTTCGCCACGACAGCTTGCTGTTCCAGCGACTGGCTTGCGCCGGTCATCGCGGTGTAGATCAGACGGTCCATGAATCGCTTCCTTCTTTCCTGATGCGTCTAGTGCGTGCGGACGGTGATTACAGATTGATCAGCGTCTGGTCGACGGTCTGCTGCGTCTTGATCGTCTGCGCGTTCGCCTGATAGTTGCGCTGCGCGGTGATCAGATTCACGAGCTCGCTCGTCAGATCGACGTTGGAGTTTTCCACCGCGCCGCCTTGCAGCGTGCCGTGGTTCGTCGAGCCCGGCACGCCCACTTGCGGCGCGCCCGAAGCGGCCGTTTGCGCGTACACGTTGCCGCCGAGGTTCTGCAGGCCGTTCTGGTTGTTGAAGTTCGCGACCGCGATTTGCCCGAGCGCCTTCGTTTCGCCGTTCGAGTAATTGCCGGTCAGCATGCCGTCGGTGCCGACGGTGAAGCCCGTCAGTTCGCCCGTGCTGTTGCCGTCCTGATGCAGATTCGTGAGGCCGCTCTTCGCGCCGTACTGCGTGGTGCCGGAGAGATCGAGCGTCAACGATTGCGTCGTCGCGCCGGACGGGTCCGCCCCGTTCGGAATGGTGAACGTGAACTTCGAGCCGCTCGTCAGGTTGCCCGACGAATCGAACGTCACGGCGCCCAGGTCGGTCTTTTGCGTGACCGGGTCGCCGTAGCCCGCGAATGCTTCCCACGAGCCGGTGCCAGTCTTCGTGAAGTAGACGGACACCTTCTGCGTGCCGCCGAGCGTGTCGTACACATCCACCGAAGTCGACGCGTTGTACGTGTTGCCGTTGGTCGGATCGAAGCTGCTCGCCGCGTGGTTCGTGTCCTGCGAGTTCAGGTTGAACGCAGCGGTGATCGTCTTCGTCGCCGTCGGCGCGATGTTCGCGGTCGGCACGGTGAGCGGCACCGTGCTCGCGCTGTTGACGACGCCGCCCGAATCGGCCGCGTAGCCCATCAGTTGCAGGCCCGCCGAGTTGACGATCTTGCCGCTGTCGTCCAGATGGAACACGCCGTTGCGCGAATACACGGTCGAGCCGTTGTTCGACAGCTGATAGAAGCCGTTGCCGTTGATCGCGACGTCGAGCGCCTGGTTGGTCGTCGTGATCGTGCCTTGCGAGAACTGCTGCTGGACTTCCGCGAGGCGCGTGCCGATGCCGATCTGGTTCGACACGGCCGTCGCCATCGAACTCGCGTACATGTCCGCGAACTGCGCGGCGCCCTGCTTGAAGCCGACGGTGTTCGCGTTCGCGATGTTGTTGCCGATCACGTCGAGGTCGCTCGACGCGGCGCCGAGGCCGCTCAGTGCTTGTTGGTAGCTCATGGTTTATCTCTTCGCCGGGCGCATCCCGGCGTCAAAGGAAAGTGGAATCAAAGAATCGAAGCGACGCTCGACAGCGCGACGGTCGAACCGTTCGCCAGCTTCAGGCCCGGCGTGCCGCCCGTCATTTGCACGACGCTCTGCACCTGCGAGGCCGACAGCGTCGTCGCGGTCGCCTGCTGGCCGTTGATCGTGCCCTGCGCGGTGATCGTGTAGGTGCCGTCGGCGAGCGTGGCGCCCTTCGAGTCGACCGGCGTCCAGCCCGATACCGGCACGACGCCCGAGCCTTGCGCGCCGAGATCCAGCGTGTTGACGATGTTGCCGGACTTGTCCTTCACGACGATCTGCAGGTCGCTCACGTCGTTGGCGAGCTGCACGCCGAACGTCGACGACGCGCCGCTCGATACCGTCATGCTGCTTCCCGGCGCGAGCACGTTCGAACCGATCAGCATGGCGGCCTGCGTGGACTGGCCCGCGGAAAGCTGCGTGGCGAGCGAGCTGAGCGACGTGTTCAGCTGACCGATGCCCGTCACCGTGTTGATCTGCGCGAGCTGCGAGGTCATCTGCGAGCTGTCGGCGGGATTCGTCGGGTCCTGATTCTTCAACTGCGTCACGAGCAGCGTGAGAAATGTGTTCTGCAAGTCCGAAGCGGACGTGCCGCTCGTGCTGCTGGTGCTGCTCGACGAGCTGGACGAGCTCGACGTGCCGTTCATGGTGTCCAGCAGCGTCTGCGACACCGTGGTGCCGTTGCTGCCGATGGTGGTGTTCGTCGTCACGGTTGGATTCCTCAGGTTCCGATGGTCAGAGTCTTGAGCATCAATTGCTTGGCGGTATTGAGCGTCTCGACGTTCGCCTGATAGGAACGCGACGCGGAAATCATGTTGACCATTTCCTGCACCGGATCGACGTTCGGCAGCGTCACATAGCCGTCCGCGTTGGCCGCCGGGTTGGTCGGGTCGTAGCTGGTTTTCATCGGGCTCGGATCGTCGATGACGCCCGTCACCTGCACGCCGCCGACTTGCTGGCCGGAGCCGCTTTTCGCGCCGCCGAGCGGATCGACGGCGAAGACGACCTGCTTCGCCTTGTACGGCTGGCCGTCGGGACCGGTCGTGCTGTCCGCGTTCGCGAGATTCGACGCGGTCACGTTCAGGCGCTGCGCCTGAGCAGACATCGCCGAACCGGCGACGCTGAAAATGTTCATCAATGAAGGCATGGCTTTCTTAACTGTTGGACGTGATGGCGGACAACATCGACTTGATCTGCGAGGTCATCACGGTCATTCCGGCTTCGAAATGCAGCGCGTTGTCCGCGAACTGCACGCGTTCGGCGTCGAGATCGACGGTGTTGCCGTCGAGCGAAGGCTGGCTCGGCACGCGATACGCGAGTCGGCCGTAGTCGTCGGTCGAGCCGCCGGACGCGGTGAGCGTCGAGGTGCCGGACATGTGGCCCTTCGCGGTCACGGCGAGCGACCCGCTCGCGCTCACCGAAACCGGCTGCGCCATCTTGAGCGTCGCCGTGTTCGAGGCCGTGGCGGACGCGCCGTCCTTCTTCAGCGCCCCGGCGAGCGCGGTCGAGAAATCGACATCGCGCGCCTTGTAGCCGGGGGTGTCGGCGTTCGCGATATTCGACGACAGCAGTTCCTGCCGGTAAGCGCGCACATCGAGCGCCTCACGGCCGAACGCGAGTTCCTTGTCGAGTCTGTCTAGCATTCGTTTCTTCTCCGGTCCCGTCGGGGATGGTTGTCGCCTGTCCCCGCCCGATCGCTGGGGGGTTTTTGCATGACACGCATCTTAGGAGCGGCGCGCAATAACTAATCCGATGAATAACCGGGAAACGCGGCCTCTATTCGAGGCTTGGGCGCGGCCCGGCGTATCTAGAATCTGCGTCGAGAGTGGGAAGCGGCGTTTTCATGGCCGCGACCGCACGAAGTGGCCGCAGCGCGCGGCCCGATCCCTTCAGGTACGCAGTCGCTAGCTACGCGGCGGCGAGGAGAGCAGTGATGAGCAGGTCCGTCAGACAGTCGTCGAACGCTGCGATGCGTGCGAGCGCGATGAAGCGCGGCGCGCGCGCAGCGGCGCGCGGCGTGGCGGGCGCGTCGCTGATGCTCGGCTTCGCGGCAAGCGCGTTCGCGCAGCAGAGCGACGGCATGATCGCGATTCCGGGCAACGCGGAGACGAATCCCGCCGCCGTCGCGGAAATGGCAAAGAGTTTCGGTTCGTCGAAAGCCGTGGCCCCAGCCGCGCCCGCGCCGACGCCCGCGCCTGTGGCGGACATCGCGCGGGCAT
The Caballeronia sp. M1242 DNA segment above includes these coding regions:
- the flgE gene encoding flagellar hook protein FlgE, which gives rise to MSYQQALSGLGAASSDLDVIGNNIANANTVGFKQGAAQFADMYASSMATAVSNQIGIGTRLAEVQQQFSQGTITTTNQALDVAINGNGFYQLSNNGSTVYSRNGVFHLDDSGKIVNSAGLQLMGYAADSGGVVNSASTVPLTVPTANIAPTATKTITAAFNLNSQDTNHAASSFDPTNGNTYNASTSVDVYDTLGGTQKVSVYFTKTGTGSWEAFAGYGDPVTQKTDLGAVTFDSSGNLTSGSKFTFTIPNGADPSGATTQSLTLDLSGTTQYGAKSGLTNLHQDGNSTGELTGFTVGTDGMLTGNYSNGETKALGQIAVANFNNQNGLQNLGGNVYAQTAASGAPQVGVPGSTNHGTLQGGAVENSNVDLTSELVNLITAQRNYQANAQTIKTQQTVDQTLINL
- a CDS encoding flagellar hook assembly protein FlgD codes for the protein MTTNTTIGSNGTTVSQTLLDTMNGTSSSSSSSSSTSSTSGTSASDLQNTFLTLLVTQLKNQDPTNPADSSQMTSQLAQINTVTGIGQLNTSLSSLATQLSAGQSTQAAMLIGSNVLAPGSSMTVSSGASSTFGVQLANDVSDLQIVVKDKSGNIVNTLDLGAQGSGVVPVSGWTPVDSKGATLADGTYTITAQGTINGQQATATTLSASQVQSVVQMTGGTPGLKLANGSTVALSSVASIL
- the flgC gene encoding flagellar basal body rod protein FlgC — protein: MPSLMNIFSVAGSAMSAQAQRLNVTASNLANADSTTGPDGQPYKAKQVVFAVDPLGGAKSGSGQQVGGVQVTGVIDDPSPMKTSYDPTNPAANADGYVTLPNVDPVQEMVNMISASRSYQANVETLNTAKQLMLKTLTIGT
- the flgF gene encoding flagellar basal-body rod protein FlgF; the encoded protein is MDRLIYTAMTGASQSLEQQAVVANNLANASTTGFKAQLAAFRQVPMSFENQSADGTTRTFVLSSTPTADYSAGPIQQTGNPLDVAVQGPGWLSVQTADGGEAYTRAGNLHVDQNGQLVTANNLPVLGNGGPLSVPPGAEVTIGKDGTVSALIPGDPPTAIATVDQLKLVNPDPATLSRGDDGLYRTASGDPADADPNVVVAGGALEGSNVNPVSAMVSMITNARQFQMQTKLMESADQNEQSANKLLNFS
- the flgB gene encoding flagellar basal body rod protein FlgB, coding for MLDRLDKELAFGREALDVRAYRQELLSSNIANADTPGYKARDVDFSTALAGALKKDGASATASNTATLKMAQPVSVSASGSLAVTAKGHMSGTSTLTASGGSTDDYGRLAYRVPSQPSLDGNTVDLDAERVQFADNALHFEAGMTVMTSQIKSMLSAITSNS
- the flgG gene encoding flagellar basal-body rod protein FlgG, translating into MNRSLYIAATGMNAQQAQMDVISNNLANVSTNGFKGSRAVFEDLLYQTTRQPGANSTQQTELASGVQLGTGVQQVATERLYTQGNLQQTGNSKDVAINGQGFFQVTMPDGTTAYTRDGSFQTNAQGQLVTSSGYQLNPAITIPTNATSITIGSDGTVSITQPNSTAATNVGSIQLATFINPAGLEARGENLFSETGSSGAPNVSQPGLNGAGTLQQGYVEASNVNVVQELVNMIQTQRAYEINSKAVTTSDQMLQTLSQMQV